The genomic interval CATGATGCGGAACCGCCAGCGGTACAGGGTTCCGAAGGCCTGCTGGGCGCGTTCGGCGACGTCCTTGCGGACGACCACGCTGCCGTCGCGGTGGGCGCCGGTGAAGTCGATGTAGGAGACCCAGACGCGGCGCAGGTTGATCGGCAGGACGGGGCAGCGTTTGAGGGGCTTCCAGTTGACCGAGGCGGGGGTCACGAGCTCGATGCGCGTACGGAAATCGGGCAGTGGGACGTCGGGCTGGTTGAGGCGCAGAACCGCGTCGACCTGCACGGGAACGTTGGCCGGGATGCCGTTCCAGGCGGCGAGTTCACCGGCGGTCACCCCGCGCAGCGCCGCGACGTAGGACAGCGTTTCGCCCGGACGCACCACGTGCCAGACCGTCGCCGCTGCTCCGGCCGGGGTGGGAGCGAGAACCGGCAGGAGCAGCAGGGCGGTCAGGACCGCGATCAGACGTTTGGGCACGGCTACAGACCGTACGAAGGCCGGCGGGCGTGTCGCAGCGAAACGTGAAAATCAGGCCAGCGCGACGGGGTTCGGCGACAGGCTTACCCGTACGGGGGTGCCGGGCGCGAGGGACGGCAAGCGGTCGGTCGCCACCTGAGCCACCACGAGGTGTTCGCCGACCGTCACGGTGACCTTGCTGATCGGCCCCAGGAAGCTGGTCGTGAGCACCGCGGCGTCGCCCTCAGCATCCGGCGTGACCCGCACGGATTCCGGACGCACGAGGACCGTCACCGGCCCCGCGGAACCGGAGGCGGAGGTGGAGGCGGAGGTGGAACCGGAGGCGGGCGCGAGCAGCGGCAGGCGCGTGCCCAGGACCTCGACCTCGTTGCCGGTGACAACCCCGGGAAGCCGGTTGCTCAGGCCCACGAACTCGGCCACGAACGGCGACGCGGGAGTCAGGTAGATGTCGGCGGGGGCGGCCAGCTGCTCGAGCTTCCCGGCCCGCATCACGCCGACCCGGTCGGCAACGGCCAGGGCTTCCTCCTGGTCGTGCGTGACGAACAGCGTCGTCGTGCCGACCTCGGTCTGGATGCGGCGGATCTCGTCGCGCAACTGCACGCGTACCTTGGCGTCGAGCGCCGACAGCGGCTCGTCGAGCAGCAGCACGCTGGGTTCGATGGCCAGCGCGCGGGCCAGGGCGACCCGCTGCTGCTGCCCGCCGGAGAGCTGGTGGGGGTAGCGGTCGGCGAACTGGCTGATCCCGACGAGCTCCAGCATCTCGCCGGCCCGTTCGGCGGACCGGGAGCGCCCGCGCAGCGACAAGCCGAACGACACGTTCGCGAGGGCGGTCAGGTGCGGGAAGAGACTGTACGCCTGGAAGACCATGCCCATGTCGCGACGGTTCGCGGGCAGCCCCGTCACGTCCTTGCCGCCGACGAGCACGTGCCCGCTGTCGGCGTCCTCCAGGCCGGCCAGCACCCGCAACGCCGTGGTCTTGCCGCAGCCGGACGGGCCGAGCAGGGCCACGAACTCGCCCGGTTCGATGGCCAGGTCGAGGTTGTCGAGGGCGTGCACGGCGCCGAACGTGCGGCGCAGCTCTCGCAGTTGTACGGCGACGCCGGTCATGGGGTGGGCTCCTTGGCTTTTCGGAGGCGTCCGCCCAGCAGGGACAGAAGCAGCAGCAGGACGAAGGCGAGCAGCAGCGCGATCAGCGAGACGGCAACCGACATGGTCGCGCTGCTCTTGCCCAGCAAGTTGATCGCGACCTGGAGGTTGGTGCGGTTCAGCAGCGACGCGATGGTGAACTCGCCGAGCACCAGCGCCACGGTCAGGAACGCCGCGGACAGCACCGCCGAGCGGATGTTGGGCAGCACGACCCGCCACATCACCGTGCCCCAGCCGGCGCCCAGCGACCGGGCCGCCTCGGCGAGCGTCCGCACGTCGATCGCCGACAGGCCCACGTCGACGGCGCGATAGGCGAAGGGAAGGACCAGGACCGTGTACGCGAACACGAGCGTCAGCGACGAGCCGCCGAGGAAGTAGGTGACCCAGGCGTAGACCGGCGCGAGCCCGACGACCAGCACGATGGCCGGGATCGTCAGCGGCAGCAGGCAGATGAACTCGATCAGCCGCCGCAGCCGGGGCAGCCGCAACCGCACCCAGACGGCGGTCGGCACGAGCAGCAGCAGCATCAGCACGGCGGTGAACGCGGCCTGCAGCAGCGAGTTGACGATGCCCTCGGCCAGCGCCGGATAGCGTTCGCGGAGGGCGGGCCAGTCCACCAGCAACGGCCAGGTCTCCGGGTCGCGGGTGGAGAACTCGATCATCGCGACGAACGGGAGCACGAAGAAGACCCCGAGCGCGAGCAGCACGGCCCAGCGGAACACGCGCTGCCGGCGGGCGCGGCGTGCGATCACCCCAGCCACTTCGACGTCCTTCGCTGCAGCAGGGCGTAGAGGGTCATCACGAGGGCCACGACGACGACCATGCCCAGCGCCATCGCCTTGCCCAGGTTCTGCTGGCCGAGCACCACCTCGCTGGTCAGGGCGCCGCGGATCTGCAACGGCACGAGCGGGCTGCCCTGGCTGACCAGTGCGGCCGCGGTCGCGTACGCGGAAAAGGCGTTGGCGAAAAGCAGCAGGGTGGAACCGAGGAATGCGGGTGCGAGCAGCGGGCCGGCCACCCTGGTCCAGTACTGCCAGGTGGTGCCGCCGAGGTTCTCGGTCGCCTCCCGCCACTGGGGACGGAGGCCGTCGAGGGCGGGCAGGAACACGATGACCATGAGCGGGATCTGGAAGTACGTGTAGATCAGCGTGAGGCCGGGCAGCTCGAACAGCCACACCCCGTTCTCGTACAGGTTGAAACCGAACGTGTCCTGCAGCCACACGGTGACGAAACCGGACAGTCCGATCGTGGCGAGGAACGCGAAGGCGAGCGTGACGCCGCCGAACTGGGCCAGCACACCGGCCGCCGCGGTCACCGTACGGCGCAGCACCCCGCCCGGTTTCGCGGTCGTCAAGGCGTACGCCAGAAGCGCCCCCAGGACCGCGCCGATCAGCGCGCTCATTGCCGAGAGCGCGATGCTGCGGCCGAACGCGTCCAGGATGACCTCGTTGCCGAGCGCCTTGACGCTGTCCAGTGAGACGCCGCCGTCGTTGCCCGCGAACGCGCCGATCACGACCACCAACGTGGGGATGAGCAGGAAGACCGTCACGTACGCGAAGAAGGGCAGCGTGGGAAGCAGGGAGGTGACGCCCCGCAGGCGCGACCGGGGGGTCACGCTCCGCGGGGCGCCGGCGGCTGCCTCAGCCAACGGTCTTCGTCCAGTTCGCCGACAGGTACTCCTTGGCCTTGGTGTTCTGCTCCTCGGTGGGGATGACCGGATCACCGGAGACCTTGGGCAGGGCCTCCAACGCGGCCTTGTCGATCGTGCCGGCCTTCTCCATGGCCTCGGCCCGCACCGGCCGGGCGCCACCCTTGAGCCACAGGTTCTGGCCCTCGTCGGAATAGAGGAACTCCTGCCACAGACGCGCGGCGGCCGGGTGCGGGGCGTCCTTGTTGATCGCCTGTACGTAGTACGAGCCGAGCACGGCGCCCTGGGGAACGAACGTCTTCCAGGTCGCGAGCTTGGTGGCCTCGGATGCGTTCAGGTAGTCCCAGTCGAAGACCACTGGGGTCTGACCGCTCTGGATGGTGGTCGAGCTCGGGTCGACCGGGAGCAGGTTCCCGGCCTTCTTGAGCTGCCCGAAGAAGTCGACGCCGGGCTTGATGTCCTCGGCGCTGCCGCCCTTGGCGATCGCGGCCATCTGTACGCCGCCGAACGCCGCGCCGGCCTGGGTCGGGTCGCCGTTGAGCGCCACCTTGCCCTTGTATTCCGGTTTGAGCAGGTCGTCGAGGCTGGCCGGAGCCGGGACCTTGGCGCTGTCGTACCCGATCGACATGTAGCCGCCGTAGTCGTTGACCCACGCGCCGTTGGGGTCCTTCAGGTTGTCGGGCACCTCGGCGAACTTCTCGGTCTTGTACGGCGCGAACATGGCGACGTTGGCGGTCGCCACGGTGGCGCCGAGGTCGAACACGTCGGGGGCGCCGCCCTGCCCCTTGAGCTGGTTGGCCGCGTTGATCTCGTCCTGGCTGGACCCGTCGGGCTGGGCCGAGTTCACCTTGATGCCGTACTTGTCGCCGAACGTCTTGATGATCTCGCCGTAGTTGGCCCAGTTCGGCGGCAACGCGATGACGTTGAGCTCGCCCTCGGCCTTGGCCGCCTCGACCAGCTTGTCCAGCCCGCCCAGGTCGGCCGCGCTGGTCGCGCTCGCCGCGCCGGAACCGGACGACTCCGACTCCTTCTCGGGCGGCGAGCAGGCCGCCGACGCGGCTATGGTGGTGGCCGCCACAGCGACGGCGATCGTACGGGTAAGAATGCGCACCGTGTTCCTCCCTCTGCGCGCACCGGACCGGCACACGCTGGGTGATCATGAAAGTGCTTGCTTGACAGCAGGCGACCAGAACACGTCGGCAAGGCGACAGTTCCGCGTTGATCCCCGTCAAGCCGATGCCGTGATCGTATAGCCGAACATGATCGATGCATATGGTTGGCCGATGGCCCACGCGCATATCGTTTTCGCCCACCCGGCCACTGCCGGTTTCACCCGGGAGGTGCTGCCCCTGATCAACCGGTGGGCAGGTCGAGCCCGGCGAACGGCGCGGCGGGACATGTTCGAGGAGACCGGGGTCGATGCCGGTCTCCTCGAACCTGCCGAGCGGCCTGCCCCGGCCGCTGCAACGACATGCCCGCGCGGCCGGCTGACCCGGCGAACCGGGCCGCGAGTCAGCCGACCGCCAAGCCGCAGGTGACCTGTCTTCCCGGTAATCGCCGGGTGCGCAACCGTGCCCCGTACGGGCGGGAGATTACTGGCGGAAGACGGATGGCTCGGGTCAGCGGCAGCGGCTCACGTTGTGCTTCTCGCCGTTGGAGACATGCAGCGTGCCGACGATGCACGCGGGCGGGTTGGTGTTGTTCCAGGCGAACGAGTACATGTTGGTCGCGCCGGCCACGAACCAGCCGTTGTCCCAGTGGGTCAGGTTGCCGAGGTTCGCGCGGTAGCTGAACCGGACGGTCACCGGGTTGCCGGCCCGCTTCCAGTACCACATGTTGACGCCGGTGTTCCCGTTGATCTGCTGGATGCAGATCTCGTTGCCGGCCGTGCCGACCGGGTTGCACGGATACGGACTGGCCTGCGCCGGCGTGGCCAGACCGACCACGGCCGCAGCCGTGGCGATCGCCGGCACGGCCACCGTACGTGTGAAGGAAGGACGCATCGGTAACTCACCCCCATTGATGTGTGGATGACCCGACGCTATTGACGCGGCCGGCCGACGCCGACCATCCCGGACGAATCCGGACGGGGGCCGGTGACAGCGCAGCGTGGGAGAGCACGCGTGACCGTCGAACCCGGTAGTGGACGGAGCTGCGGGCCGACGCCGTCAAGGGTCAGGACGGGGACGTCTGTTGCGGCACGCGCCGGCCCATCCCGTACGTGGACCCGGACTGGTCCCTTTCCAGCCAGCCCGTCTCGACCAGCATGCGGCGGGCCGCGGCCACGTCGTCGGTCACCTCGGACAGGCGGCGGTTGATCTCCGCTTCGGTGTGCAGGCCCTCGAGCGCCAGGAAGCGGGACAGCAACTCGCCCAGCAGCGTGTAGCGCTCGCTCAAAGTGGGCGGCAT from Paractinoplanes brasiliensis carries:
- a CDS encoding ABC transporter ATP-binding protein, translating into MTGVAVQLRELRRTFGAVHALDNLDLAIEPGEFVALLGPSGCGKTTALRVLAGLEDADSGHVLVGGKDVTGLPANRRDMGMVFQAYSLFPHLTALANVSFGLSLRGRSRSAERAGEMLELVGISQFADRYPHQLSGGQQQRVALARALAIEPSVLLLDEPLSALDAKVRVQLRDEIRRIQTEVGTTTLFVTHDQEEALAVADRVGVMRAGKLEQLAAPADIYLTPASPFVAEFVGLSNRLPGVVTGNEVEVLGTRLPLLAPASGSTSASTSASGSAGPVTVLVRPESVRVTPDAEGDAAVLTTSFLGPISKVTVTVGEHLVVAQVATDRLPSLAPGTPVRVSLSPNPVALA
- a CDS encoding ABC transporter permease yields the protein MAGVIARRARRQRVFRWAVLLALGVFFVLPFVAMIEFSTRDPETWPLLVDWPALRERYPALAEGIVNSLLQAAFTAVLMLLLLVPTAVWVRLRLPRLRRLIEFICLLPLTIPAIVLVVGLAPVYAWVTYFLGGSSLTLVFAYTVLVLPFAYRAVDVGLSAIDVRTLAEAARSLGAGWGTVMWRVVLPNIRSAVLSAAFLTVALVLGEFTIASLLNRTNLQVAINLLGKSSATMSVAVSLIALLLAFVLLLLLSLLGGRLRKAKEPTP
- a CDS encoding ABC transporter substrate-binding protein, translated to MRILTRTIAVAVAATTIAASAACSPPEKESESSGSGAASATSAADLGGLDKLVEAAKAEGELNVIALPPNWANYGEIIKTFGDKYGIKVNSAQPDGSSQDEINAANQLKGQGGAPDVFDLGATVATANVAMFAPYKTEKFAEVPDNLKDPNGAWVNDYGGYMSIGYDSAKVPAPASLDDLLKPEYKGKVALNGDPTQAGAAFGGVQMAAIAKGGSAEDIKPGVDFFGQLKKAGNLLPVDPSSTTIQSGQTPVVFDWDYLNASEATKLATWKTFVPQGAVLGSYYVQAINKDAPHPAAARLWQEFLYSDEGQNLWLKGGARPVRAEAMEKAGTIDKAALEALPKVSGDPVIPTEEQNTKAKEYLSANWTKTVG
- a CDS encoding ABC transporter permease, whose product is MAEAAAGAPRSVTPRSRLRGVTSLLPTLPFFAYVTVFLLIPTLVVVIGAFAGNDGGVSLDSVKALGNEVILDAFGRSIALSAMSALIGAVLGALLAYALTTAKPGGVLRRTVTAAAGVLAQFGGVTLAFAFLATIGLSGFVTVWLQDTFGFNLYENGVWLFELPGLTLIYTYFQIPLMVIVFLPALDGLRPQWREATENLGGTTWQYWTRVAGPLLAPAFLGSTLLLFANAFSAYATAAALVSQGSPLVPLQIRGALTSEVVLGQQNLGKAMALGMVVVVALVMTLYALLQRRTSKWLG
- a CDS encoding M15 family metallopeptidase, with product MPKRLIAVLTALLLLPVLAPTPAGAAATVWHVVRPGETLSYVAALRGVTAGELAAWNGIPANVPVQVDAVLRLNQPDVPLPDFRTRIELVTPASVNWKPLKRCPVLPINLRRVWVSYIDFTGAHRDGSVVVRKDVAERAQQAFGTLYRWRFRIMGMAPMSINNPTEKNMATVTAGYNCRAVGGTSVWSEHASGTAIDINPFQNPMIRGRSIAPAGSQFYLQRDRYLIGMVHPEGAARAFMWNDFHWGGRWTSLKDYMHFSLTNK